In Notamacropus eugenii isolate mMacEug1 chromosome 1, mMacEug1.pri_v2, whole genome shotgun sequence, one genomic interval encodes:
- the TMEM89 gene encoding transmembrane protein 89: protein MGSGPLCLLLFLLLTLWLPPPSQALSRPVWYQVGLDLQPWGCQPPGLVSCGGGLSCTGRWMGLSAMGSVYPLTAVTVTVLIVVTHFVYQRRQIFFSRILTPRSQSIVPPELLLPSKSGSPPSDRALLCNVLHMLDAVLNHIEGHLRQLANHSPPSASASRIKSPSACSA from the exons ATGGGGTCTGGGCCTCTATGTCTGCTTCTGTTCCTACTACTGACCCTGTGGTTACCACCCCCAAGCCAGGCTTTGAGCAGGCCTGTCTGGTATCAGGTGGGGCTGGACCTGCAGCCCTGGGGATGCCAGCCACCAGGCCTGGTGAGCTGTGGGGGAGGTCTGAGCTGCACTGGCCGATGGATGGGCCTGAGCGCCATGGGCAGTGTCTACCCCCTGACAGCTGTCACAGTCACTGTGTTGATAGTGGTTACCCACTTTGTCTACCAAAGACGACAGATCTTCTTCTCTCGAATCCTG ACCCCCCGATCACAGTCGATCGTGCCTCCAGAGCTGCTTCTGCCCTCGAAGTCGGGATCACCACCTTCTGACCGTGCCCTGCTCTGCAATGTACTGCACATGCTGGATGCTGTCCTGAACCACATTGAGGGCCACCTTCGGCAGCTGGCTAACCATTCCCCGCCCTCGGCCTCTGCCAGCCGAATAAAGAGCCCCTCTGCCTGTAGTGCATAA